A window of the Desulfovibrio sp. genome harbors these coding sequences:
- a CDS encoding ABC transporter permease codes for MDQQNVKHRPFTQSGETVARQVVLPMGKSFEISVKSLKVRFFRSLITVMSLVLAVAFLAFTLLGHDVAMGLLASGDPALQTELIKAGFDLAPGRYPGSFEVAASAKDRWIVILSLLVCAVGIVNAQLMAVTERFREIGTMKCLGALDSFVLRLFLLEAGMQGLAGAFAGAFLGGLVGILMGVFRFGMPALYHLQAAEVASSMGWAVLVGFTLSLVGVSYPALVASRMPPVVAMRAEE; via the coding sequence ATGGACCAGCAGAACGTAAAACATCGACCCTTCACGCAGTCCGGGGAGACCGTGGCCAGGCAGGTGGTCCTGCCCATGGGCAAGTCTTTCGAGATAAGCGTGAAGAGCCTCAAGGTGCGCTTTTTCCGCTCGCTTATCACGGTCATGAGCCTGGTGCTGGCTGTGGCTTTCCTGGCCTTCACGCTCCTTGGGCATGACGTGGCCATGGGCCTCCTGGCCTCGGGCGATCCCGCCCTCCAGACGGAACTCATCAAGGCCGGGTTCGACCTGGCCCCCGGACGTTATCCGGGCAGCTTCGAGGTGGCGGCCAGCGCCAAGGACCGGTGGATAGTGATTCTGTCCCTTCTGGTGTGCGCAGTGGGCATCGTGAATGCGCAGCTCATGGCCGTAACGGAACGTTTCCGTGAAATCGGCACCATGAAGTGCCTGGGCGCCCTGGACAGCTTCGTGCTGCGGCTATTTCTGCTTGAAGCTGGAATGCAGGGCCTGGCCGGAGCGTTCGCCGGGGCGTTTCTCGGCGGGCTGGTGGGAATTCTCATGGGCGTCTTCAGGTTCGGCATGCCCGCACTCTATCACCTGCAAGCTGCGGAAGTAGCGTCCAGCATGGGCTGGGCCGTTTTGGTGGGTTTTACTCTGAGCCTGGTCGGAGTGTCCTATCCTGCTTTGGTGGCCTCCCGGATGCCTCCGGTGGTGGCCATGCGCGCAGAGGAATAA
- a CDS encoding ABC transporter ATP-binding protein gives MASKHNIVRVAGVTKSFELGKLTVQALKGVDLSIHSGEYLSIMGPSGSGKSTLFNMIGGLDKPTTGKVFIDEVDIAQLDAYELAWLRNRKIGYIFQTFNLIQVMSALENVTLPMTFAGVPEDEAIERGLSLLGLVGLRERHAHRPMELSGGQQQRVAIARSLANNPAIVLADEPTGNLDLTTGEEIITLLKNLSQERNVTIISATHDYKMLNVSDRVVWIRDGRIDKIEERDQLKITLGGIGAKEY, from the coding sequence ATGGCTTCGAAGCACAATATCGTCCGAGTCGCCGGGGTCACCAAGTCCTTCGAACTGGGCAAGCTCACTGTCCAGGCCCTGAAGGGCGTTGACCTCTCCATCCATTCCGGGGAGTACCTGTCCATCATGGGGCCTTCCGGCTCCGGAAAATCGACGCTTTTCAACATGATCGGCGGCCTGGACAAGCCTACCACCGGCAAGGTCTTCATCGACGAGGTGGATATTGCCCAGCTCGACGCCTATGAGCTGGCCTGGCTTCGAAACAGAAAGATCGGCTATATTTTCCAGACCTTCAATCTCATTCAGGTGATGAGCGCCCTGGAGAACGTCACCCTGCCCATGACCTTCGCGGGCGTGCCCGAGGACGAGGCCATCGAAAGGGGCTTGAGCCTTCTCGGGCTGGTGGGCCTGCGCGAACGCCACGCCCACAGGCCCATGGAACTCTCCGGCGGCCAGCAGCAGCGAGTGGCCATAGCGCGCTCCCTGGCCAACAATCCGGCCATCGTCCTGGCGGACGAACCCACTGGCAACCTGGACCTCACCACAGGCGAGGAGATCATCACCCTGCTCAAGAACTTGAGCCAGGAGCGCAACGTCACCATCATCTCCGCCACCCACGACTACAAGATGCTGAACGTCTCCGACCGGGTGGTCTGGATTCGAGACGGGCGCATCGACAAGATCGAGGAGCGCGACCAGCTGAAGATCACTCTGGGCGGCATCGGGGCCAAGGAATACTAG
- a CDS encoding RNA pseudouridine synthase: MTNEKTFAVPLEAQGERLDRFLAQAGAMSLRAARRLVRRGAAMVDGSARTEGYKLRSGQIVAMAHGDPELLCAAPRLIRKSESFAAFFKPSGLHSVSVCGSFEPSLEGCLPELMPGEQVTLVNRLDRDTSGIVLGALTPQAAENFRLLENAGRVDKRYLSLVHGALDAPLRLKWALDTADRARVKVLDADSQDSLRWTGIRPITAVGGLTLVEACIAKGARHQIRAHLARAGYAIAGDVLYDGPAAPGLRLHHWCVNFPGFSAQALPDWEEVKELIEIFSKENACGSS; the protein is encoded by the coding sequence ATGACAAACGAAAAGACATTCGCAGTGCCGCTAGAGGCCCAGGGAGAGCGCCTGGACCGTTTTCTGGCCCAGGCCGGCGCCATGAGCCTGCGCGCCGCCCGCCGCCTGGTGCGAAGGGGCGCCGCCATGGTGGACGGGTCCGCCAGGACGGAGGGCTACAAACTGCGGAGCGGCCAGATCGTGGCCATGGCCCATGGCGACCCTGAGCTCCTGTGCGCCGCGCCGCGCCTTATCCGCAAGAGCGAGTCTTTCGCGGCCTTTTTCAAACCTTCCGGCCTTCATTCGGTGAGCGTGTGCGGTTCGTTCGAACCGAGCCTGGAGGGATGTTTGCCGGAGCTCATGCCCGGAGAGCAGGTGACGCTGGTCAACCGCCTGGACCGGGACACTTCCGGGATCGTGCTCGGGGCCTTGACCCCCCAGGCGGCCGAGAACTTTCGGTTGTTGGAGAACGCCGGGCGCGTTGACAAACGCTATCTCTCACTTGTCCACGGTGCGCTGGACGCACCCTTGCGGCTGAAATGGGCATTGGACACGGCGGATCGAGCCCGGGTAAAGGTGCTTGACGCCGACAGCCAGGACAGCCTTCGCTGGACAGGCATCCGGCCGATAACGGCCGTTGGCGGGTTGACCCTGGTGGAGGCTTGTATCGCAAAGGGGGCCAGGCATCAGATACGGGCCCACCTCGCCCGGGCTGGGTATGCCATAGCGGGTGACGTTTTGTATGACGGCCCTGCGGCGCCAGGCCTGCGGTTGCACCATTGGTGCGTGAATTTCCCAGGATTTAGTGCTCAGGCGCTTCCCGACTGGGAGGAAGTTAAAGAGTTGATCGAGATATTTTCAAAGGAGAACGCATGCGGATCATCATAA
- a CDS encoding peptide transporter, whose protein sequence is MYDDKELKEYRDLLETPSHFEEGFDWKTIAGAIFIGFLMMPGSMYLNLVIGAGIGPAARWVTIILFAEIAKRAYSDLKQQEVFLLYYMAGAAMHSPFQGLLWNQYLVQSDAAKMLGLTEFIPTWVAPAMGSESLIERTFMHRDWLVPILLLIGSQIVQRVDHFGLGYALYRITSDVEKLPFPMAPVGALGTMALAESAEERKTGWKWRVFSIGGVIGILFGCLYVLFPVLSGLIFTEPVRLIPIPWIDLTRHTEDAMPAVATGLQLDLGLVFTGMVLPFWAVIGGLIGQIITFVANPILYEHGILHRWHKGMGTVDTVFANNFDFYLSFGLGLGLAIGVIGVWQVAKSLRKGPGNVNYREVFKSHPTRGDINFWVSIAIYVFSSLAYILLCRWLVPDFPWIFFVLYGFIYTPVISYITARMEGIAGQFVSLPLVREASFIAGAKFFGYHGIEIWYAPIPIHNYGKATVDFREIELTGTSLRGVIKAEIVVFPVVMIASLLFSQFIWQLAPLPSAAYPYAQQLWHLQALNTLLMQTSTLEGNSLFFQALNGDYLTAGLGLGLVTYAGLNAFGLPVLLVYGVVRGLGQHIPHGLVLEVIGAFLGRYYFHKKYGAMWRQYAPVLLAGFSCGMGLTGMFAMGCTLILKSLGKLSY, encoded by the coding sequence ATGTATGACGACAAAGAACTGAAAGAATACCGGGATCTTCTGGAAACGCCCTCCCATTTCGAGGAGGGGTTTGACTGGAAGACCATTGCCGGGGCCATCTTCATCGGGTTCCTCATGATGCCCGGGTCCATGTACCTGAACCTGGTGATCGGGGCGGGCATCGGCCCGGCCGCCCGCTGGGTGACCATCATCCTCTTCGCCGAGATCGCCAAGCGCGCCTACTCCGACCTCAAGCAGCAGGAGGTGTTCCTGCTCTATTACATGGCTGGCGCAGCCATGCATTCGCCTTTCCAGGGGCTTTTGTGGAACCAGTATCTGGTGCAGTCCGACGCGGCCAAGATGCTGGGCCTCACCGAGTTCATCCCGACCTGGGTGGCCCCGGCCATGGGATCGGAATCACTGATAGAACGAACGTTCATGCACCGGGACTGGCTGGTCCCCATCCTGTTGCTCATCGGTTCGCAGATCGTGCAGCGGGTGGACCATTTCGGCCTGGGGTATGCGCTTTATCGCATCACCTCGGACGTGGAGAAACTGCCGTTCCCCATGGCCCCGGTGGGAGCGCTCGGAACCATGGCCCTGGCCGAATCCGCCGAGGAACGAAAAACCGGCTGGAAGTGGCGGGTCTTCTCCATCGGCGGGGTGATAGGCATTCTTTTCGGCTGTCTGTATGTGCTCTTCCCGGTGCTCTCCGGGCTTATATTCACGGAACCGGTGCGCCTGATACCCATCCCCTGGATCGACCTGACCCGCCACACAGAGGACGCCATGCCAGCCGTGGCTACCGGCCTGCAACTGGACCTGGGCCTTGTGTTCACGGGCATGGTGTTGCCCTTCTGGGCGGTTATCGGCGGGCTCATCGGGCAGATAATCACCTTCGTGGCCAACCCGATCCTCTACGAGCACGGCATCCTGCACCGCTGGCACAAGGGCATGGGGACCGTGGACACGGTATTCGCCAACAACTTCGACTTCTACTTGAGCTTCGGCCTGGGGCTGGGGCTGGCCATCGGCGTCATAGGCGTGTGGCAGGTGGCCAAGAGCCTGCGCAAGGGCCCTGGCAACGTGAACTACCGGGAGGTGTTCAAGAGCCATCCCACCCGGGGCGACATCAACTTCTGGGTGTCCATCGCCATCTACGTCTTCTCCTCGCTGGCCTACATCCTGCTCTGCCGCTGGCTGGTGCCTGATTTCCCGTGGATATTCTTCGTTCTCTACGGGTTCATCTACACCCCGGTGATCTCCTACATCACGGCGCGCATGGAGGGCATAGCCGGGCAGTTCGTGAGCCTGCCCCTGGTGCGGGAGGCGAGCTTCATAGCCGGAGCCAAGTTCTTCGGCTACCACGGCATCGAGATATGGTACGCTCCCATACCGATCCACAACTACGGCAAGGCCACCGTGGATTTTCGGGAGATCGAGCTGACCGGCACCAGCCTGCGCGGCGTCATCAAGGCGGAAATAGTGGTGTTCCCCGTGGTGATGATCGCCAGCCTCTTGTTCTCGCAGTTCATCTGGCAACTGGCTCCGCTGCCTTCGGCCGCCTATCCCTACGCCCAGCAGCTGTGGCATCTCCAGGCCCTGAACACACTCCTCATGCAGACCTCCACCCTGGAGGGCAATTCGCTCTTTTTCCAGGCCTTGAACGGCGATTACCTTACTGCCGGTCTCGGCCTTGGCCTTGTTACCTACGCGGGCCTGAACGCCTTCGGCCTGCCGGTGCTCCTGGTGTACGGCGTGGTGCGCGGCCTGGGCCAGCACATTCCCCACGGGCTCGTTCTGGAAGTGATCGGAGCGTTTCTGGGCCGGTATTACTTCCACAAGAAATACGGGGCCATGTGGCGCCAGTACGCTCCTGTGCTCCTGGCCGGATTCTCCTGCGGCATGGGGCTTACGGGCATGTTCGCCATGGGCTGCACGCTTATTCTCAAGAGTTTGGGCAAGCTGTCCTATTGA
- a CDS encoding M28 family peptidase, translating to MKRLVASVFFLALLGVCASTGLAKKGKASQPAPDPAKVEAFGKDPIASLASLGDRSTGSAGAAEAAGIIQAWFESLELGTVGRQSFQLPVKKYGQCVLVAGSKTIPIRPADVNVLTPAAANDLEGTLIDAGPGEVSDFNGKDVAGAIVLMDLDSGKNWMNAALLGARAVVYVDRNNNGGEPASRAVFQEKIELTPVLFPRFYVDKKVVDNDLAGQLSRPAILRSEAAWEPHLADNVYLYIEGSDPALSKQILLIEAFYDSLAYIPGLSPGADEASSMAALVETAKKFKAERPKRSVLLTATAGHAQTLAGWRDFLSAFRVKGKDLRTVRKDLADKLKGASGVLEVLKKPDADLSDPVLAPALEVALKDEVDVVSTKLMQLRLEGGKVPQDDLAALTARRAVLRSLSWRTSFSGLTEQESSLLRTLFPAIRARYLDIEADAKRQLAAADTTRDLRQLTGDAEVMAALSLHLSSHGDGVGAFNDGWLYSLKPEINRVQPYSGLSGFLTEAAQGLGYPKDGVRFVNGLRADRTRPWRSYFVDHPQLGGEVSAISGFLGVTLATVNDGRFLWGTPGDVPARVDREGLTRQIGLVTGLASSLANGGLQMPENLPRNGFATLGGRAKFIRQGELFPDRAAAGTVALVFQGDSRFLTMAGSDGSFKVSGLADSRHVLDKAVVEGYRFSPQTGEAVWAVDKKQTGKDAYRVRLRRLVSEIDLVMFSCKQSTIFSTFDPRTFRYFTKVELLDGRREAEPMRYWFSRLDTLSSTLFSVFLEPSATYKLILSDTVLAKKMILLDSSPERPDGTGYPVDKWPLLPWTELHAAEDMWDLLTPRIKNLEDHGIFNERIREMQDTGRGMLAKAVELRAQKRYDEALSQARGSWAFAARVYNDVEKTQKDVLIGVLFYIALFIPFAYCMERLIFAFTDIHKRILGFLGILTTVIAIIYNVHPAFKLTYSPMVVILAFFIIGLAMVVAFIIIMRFEQEMEELQRRAKHVKASEIGKLKAFAASFSIGVTNLRRRKIRTSLTCATLVILTFTIMSFTSVRSARVDHAVRFSPTSTYQGVMLKNLGWKTIPIEAENVLSDHAGQGKASPRAVIEAKDRVNPFVTQVKGPSKHETVQGVLGLSYAEAAVTRMDRILTAGHWFKDGERSAVLLPEALAQRIGATAGSKVMLWGEPYEVAGIFSGKALDQLTDLDGEPLTPVIFPSEAAVEVTETDKDAVESGEDVVSYQGRYQHVPGDQVIILPYESVMSLGGQLKSLAVTADGAQDLADKLADRFGLTIYAGLPGGTFVLQSSDTINYAGVPNIVVPLAIAMLIVLSTMIGAVYERKREIAVYTAVGLAPTHVSFLFIAEALAFAVISAVMGYLLAQTTAGLLSGTAVWKGMTANYSSLAGVAAMGLVIMVVLVSVIYPSRVAANIAIPDVNRSWTLPEPQGNTIKATLPFLMHIREQDCAGGFLLEYYKAHYDVSHGLFSTAEIRQDFVCPWKDPGAGPHPGELHGEFCALDSCLRIMAKVWLAPFDFGINQQVTITFSPAMWHPGYLEIEVELTREAGEARMWKRLNKGFLDDLRKQMLVWRSLDEERRTSYEASVDTSMKNPEAPGRVA from the coding sequence ATGAAGCGACTTGTCGCGTCTGTGTTCTTCCTGGCCTTGCTGGGAGTGTGCGCGTCAACCGGCCTGGCCAAGAAGGGCAAGGCCAGCCAGCCCGCGCCCGATCCGGCCAAAGTGGAGGCTTTCGGCAAGGACCCCATAGCCTCCCTTGCGTCCCTGGGAGACCGCTCCACGGGCTCCGCCGGGGCCGCCGAGGCAGCCGGGATCATTCAGGCCTGGTTCGAGAGCCTGGAACTTGGCACTGTGGGCCGCCAGTCGTTCCAGCTTCCGGTCAAGAAGTACGGCCAATGCGTGCTTGTGGCGGGGTCGAAAACAATCCCCATACGCCCGGCGGATGTGAACGTTCTCACCCCCGCTGCCGCCAATGACCTGGAAGGGACGCTCATCGACGCCGGGCCGGGTGAAGTTTCCGATTTTAATGGAAAAGACGTTGCCGGGGCCATCGTGCTCATGGACCTGGACTCCGGAAAGAACTGGATGAACGCCGCCCTGCTGGGGGCCCGGGCGGTGGTCTACGTAGACCGCAACAATAACGGCGGGGAGCCAGCCTCCAGGGCCGTTTTCCAGGAAAAGATCGAGCTTACCCCGGTGTTGTTCCCCAGGTTCTACGTGGATAAAAAGGTCGTGGACAACGACCTGGCCGGTCAACTGTCCCGTCCCGCGATTTTGCGCTCCGAGGCGGCCTGGGAACCCCATCTGGCCGACAACGTCTATCTGTACATTGAAGGCTCGGACCCCGCCCTGTCCAAGCAGATCCTGCTCATTGAGGCCTTTTACGACAGCCTGGCCTACATCCCCGGCCTGTCACCCGGAGCGGATGAAGCCTCATCCATGGCCGCGCTCGTGGAAACGGCCAAGAAATTCAAGGCGGAGCGTCCCAAGCGTTCCGTACTGCTGACCGCCACGGCCGGACATGCCCAGACCTTGGCCGGGTGGCGCGACTTTCTGTCCGCCTTCCGGGTCAAGGGAAAGGACCTGCGCACGGTCCGCAAGGACCTGGCGGATAAGCTCAAAGGGGCGTCCGGCGTACTGGAGGTTCTGAAGAAGCCCGACGCGGATCTTTCCGATCCCGTGCTTGCCCCCGCGCTGGAGGTGGCTCTCAAGGACGAGGTGGACGTGGTGTCCACGAAGCTCATGCAGCTTCGCCTGGAAGGGGGCAAGGTCCCGCAGGACGATCTGGCCGCGCTCACCGCACGCCGGGCCGTGTTGCGCTCCTTGAGCTGGCGGACCAGCTTCTCCGGTCTCACCGAACAGGAAAGCAGCCTGTTGCGCACGCTTTTTCCCGCTATCCGGGCGCGCTATCTGGACATTGAGGCCGACGCCAAACGACAGCTCGCCGCGGCCGACACCACCCGGGACCTGCGCCAGCTCACGGGCGATGCGGAGGTCATGGCCGCGCTGTCCCTGCATCTCTCCAGCCATGGAGACGGAGTGGGGGCCTTCAATGACGGGTGGCTCTATTCCCTCAAGCCTGAAATCAACCGTGTGCAGCCCTATTCAGGGCTTTCCGGCTTTTTGACAGAAGCGGCCCAAGGTCTTGGCTATCCCAAGGACGGCGTGCGTTTCGTCAATGGCTTGCGCGCCGACCGGACCCGCCCCTGGCGCAGCTATTTCGTGGACCACCCCCAGCTTGGGGGCGAGGTCTCGGCCATTTCTGGCTTTTTGGGTGTGACCCTGGCCACGGTCAACGACGGCAGGTTTCTGTGGGGCACCCCCGGGGACGTCCCGGCGCGCGTGGACCGGGAGGGACTTACCCGTCAGATAGGCCTGGTCACCGGGCTTGCCTCGTCTCTTGCGAACGGTGGCCTGCAAATGCCGGAAAATCTGCCCAGAAACGGGTTCGCCACGCTGGGTGGGAGGGCCAAGTTCATCCGCCAGGGGGAACTCTTCCCGGACAGGGCCGCGGCAGGCACCGTGGCGCTTGTTTTCCAGGGTGACAGCCGGTTCTTGACCATGGCGGGCTCGGACGGTTCCTTCAAGGTGTCCGGCTTGGCTGACAGCCGCCACGTTTTGGACAAGGCCGTTGTGGAGGGCTACCGCTTCTCGCCGCAGACAGGCGAAGCGGTATGGGCGGTGGACAAGAAGCAGACCGGCAAGGACGCGTACCGCGTCCGCCTGCGCCGTCTGGTGTCCGAAATCGACCTGGTCATGTTCTCCTGCAAGCAGAGCACGATATTCTCCACCTTCGACCCGCGAACCTTCAGGTATTTCACCAAGGTGGAGCTGTTGGACGGCAGGCGCGAGGCCGAACCCATGCGCTACTGGTTCTCGCGGCTGGACACCTTGAGCTCCACGCTGTTCAGCGTGTTCCTGGAACCCTCGGCCACCTACAAGCTCATCCTCTCCGACACCGTGCTGGCCAAGAAGATGATCCTGCTCGATTCGAGCCCGGAACGCCCGGACGGCACAGGATATCCCGTAGACAAATGGCCGCTCCTGCCCTGGACCGAACTGCACGCGGCCGAGGACATGTGGGACCTTCTGACTCCGCGCATAAAAAATCTTGAGGACCACGGAATATTCAACGAACGCATCAGGGAAATGCAGGACACCGGCCGGGGCATGCTGGCCAAGGCGGTCGAGCTGAGGGCCCAGAAGCGCTACGACGAGGCCCTGTCCCAGGCCCGTGGCTCCTGGGCCTTCGCGGCCCGGGTGTACAACGACGTGGAGAAGACCCAGAAGGACGTGCTGATTGGCGTTCTCTTCTACATCGCCCTGTTCATCCCCTTCGCCTACTGCATGGAGCGCCTGATCTTCGCCTTCACGGACATCCACAAACGCATCCTGGGCTTCTTGGGCATCCTGACCACGGTCATCGCCATCATCTACAACGTGCATCCGGCCTTCAAGCTCACCTACAGCCCCATGGTGGTGATACTAGCCTTCTTCATCATCGGCCTGGCCATGGTGGTCGCTTTCATCATCATCATGCGCTTCGAGCAGGAGATGGAGGAACTGCAGCGACGAGCCAAGCACGTGAAAGCCTCGGAAATAGGCAAGCTCAAGGCGTTCGCCGCGTCCTTCTCCATCGGCGTCACCAACTTGAGGCGGCGGAAAATCCGCACATCGCTTACCTGCGCCACCCTGGTGATTCTCACCTTCACCATCATGAGCTTCACCTCGGTGCGCAGCGCCAGGGTGGACCACGCCGTGCGCTTTTCGCCCACAAGCACCTACCAGGGTGTTATGCTCAAGAATCTCGGCTGGAAGACCATCCCCATCGAAGCCGAGAACGTGCTCTCGGACCATGCCGGGCAGGGCAAGGCCTCGCCCCGGGCCGTGATCGAAGCCAAGGATCGCGTGAATCCCTTCGTCACTCAGGTGAAGGGGCCTTCCAAGCACGAAACGGTACAGGGCGTGCTCGGGCTCTCTTACGCGGAAGCGGCCGTCACCCGCATGGACCGCATCCTCACTGCCGGACACTGGTTCAAGGACGGCGAGCGTTCCGCAGTGCTGCTGCCCGAGGCCCTGGCCCAGCGTATCGGAGCAACCGCAGGCTCCAAGGTGATGCTCTGGGGCGAACCGTACGAGGTTGCCGGGATTTTTTCTGGCAAGGCCTTGGATCAGCTCACCGACCTGGACGGAGAGCCGCTCACCCCGGTGATATTCCCAAGCGAGGCGGCGGTTGAAGTCACCGAGACCGACAAGGACGCGGTCGAATCCGGCGAGGACGTGGTCTCCTACCAGGGACGCTACCAGCATGTTCCCGGCGACCAGGTGATCATTCTGCCCTACGAGTCGGTCATGAGCCTGGGCGGGCAATTGAAAAGCCTGGCCGTGACCGCGGACGGCGCCCAGGACCTGGCCGACAAGCTGGCGGACCGATTCGGCCTTACCATCTATGCCGGGCTGCCGGGCGGCACCTTCGTGCTCCAGTCCTCAGACACCATCAACTACGCCGGCGTGCCCAATATCGTGGTCCCTTTGGCCATCGCCATGCTCATCGTGCTCTCCACCATGATAGGCGCCGTGTACGAGCGCAAACGGGAGATCGCCGTGTACACCGCCGTGGGCCTGGCCCCCACCCACGTGTCCTTTTTGTTCATAGCCGAGGCACTGGCTTTTGCCGTTATTTCGGCGGTCATGGGCTACCTGTTGGCCCAGACCACGGCCGGGCTTCTTTCCGGAACGGCGGTGTGGAAGGGCATGACCGCCAACTACAGCTCCCTGGCCGGGGTGGCGGCCATGGGCCTCGTCATCATGGTGGTGCTGGTGTCCGTTATTTATCCCTCCCGGGTGGCGGCCAACATAGCCATACCGGATGTGAACCGCTCCTGGACGCTGCCAGAGCCGCAAGGCAATACCATCAAGGCCACCTTGCCGTTTTTGATGCACATCCGCGAACAGGACTGCGCGGGCGGGTTCCTGCTTGAGTACTACAAAGCGCACTACGATGTGTCTCACGGGTTGTTTTCCACGGCCGAAATCCGCCAGGATTTCGTCTGCCCCTGGAAGGACCCAGGGGCGGGGCCGCACCCCGGCGAGCTTCACGGGGAGTTCTGCGCCCTGGATTCCTGCCTGCGCATCATGGCCAAGGTGTGGCTGGCGCCGTTTGATTTCGGCATCAACCAGCAGGTGACCATCACCTTCTCCCCGGCCATGTGGCACCCGGGATACCTGGAGATTGAAGTGGAGCTCACGCGCGAGGCGGGCGAGGCGCGCATGTGGAAGCGCTTGAACAAAGGGTTCCTGGATGATCTGCGCAAGCAGATGCTGGTGTGGCGCTCGCTGGACGAGGAGCGGCGCACCTCCTATGAAGCCAGCGTGGACACGAGCATGAAAAACCCCGAAGCTCCGGGCAGGGTGGCCTGA